One part of the Terrimicrobium sacchariphilum genome encodes these proteins:
- a CDS encoding DUF3857 domain-containing transglutaminase family protein encodes MKAGRKGIALWSIVCLLAFSHPVSAETPSEEQAVRKGPAPAWAQPEKVPPPVDKKERNGSRVWLLQDEQNNAAEQTSYHHYARQFSTKSSVENDSSITILVDPTYQHLVLNKLVIHRDGKEIDRLPDQEIRTLHREEQLDRNMFDGQLSVIMVLNDIRVGDVVEYAFTYEGENPIFGGKFMDSFGTIGDEPVSSLHYRLLWPRDRTLQVRSHNSDLAPTQNTLSDGTTEYRWTASNVRPLIPDDTLPDWYDPWGWVQLSEWKSWSDVARWGAPLYNTSEELPDEIKQEVARIRTLPKPEDQIRAALWYVQDNIRYLGIEIGPNAHKPHALSEIVSRRFGDCKDKAVLLCAMLRDLGFQADPALVTTEGWLKHDNWLPSAWAFNHVVVHLSLDGKTYWLDPTEDNQGGALGDIYFPDYHQALVLRDDTTDLTEIKAGGYDKTVTDVKENYDFPDFSGLVNLSVETVYRGHAADVMRRNLENYSQEEITKNYRSFYGRDHENIQSVEVPEFTDDRSRNIITCREKYVIRDFWKNDDDEDHLKGKVDADIVSQRLSRPESSSREMPYALDYPARVNSVIELSFPRSMNFDSDSETVNDPSFHYSFTATPDGSRLTLRHKYEAKADHVPSYRMSGYLSNLDRAYGSTGYMITVPHSWTKGGTQEESEEVKTPPRSSPAWKTSAVIILAAGAAGLLMGSLFLLLFAVLAFRMHRRAKPVPASPFQPPGNRPPGT; translated from the coding sequence ATGAAAGCTGGCCGTAAAGGGATCGCGCTCTGGAGCATCGTTTGCCTCCTGGCATTTTCCCACCCTGTCTCCGCCGAGACACCCAGTGAGGAACAGGCTGTACGCAAAGGCCCCGCACCTGCTTGGGCGCAGCCGGAGAAGGTGCCGCCGCCGGTCGACAAAAAGGAACGCAACGGCAGTCGCGTCTGGCTCCTGCAGGACGAGCAAAACAATGCCGCTGAGCAAACCAGCTATCATCATTATGCGCGTCAGTTTTCCACCAAGTCCTCGGTGGAGAACGACTCCAGTATCACCATCCTGGTCGATCCGACCTACCAGCACCTCGTCCTGAACAAGCTGGTGATTCATCGCGACGGGAAGGAGATCGACCGCCTGCCAGATCAGGAAATACGCACTCTCCATCGCGAAGAACAGTTGGATCGCAACATGTTCGACGGCCAGCTCTCGGTCATCATGGTGCTGAACGACATCCGGGTGGGCGATGTGGTCGAGTACGCGTTCACCTATGAGGGTGAGAATCCGATCTTTGGAGGGAAGTTCATGGACTCGTTCGGCACTATCGGTGACGAGCCGGTTTCGTCGCTCCATTATCGCCTGCTCTGGCCCAGGGATCGCACCCTGCAGGTGCGAAGCCACAACTCCGATCTCGCTCCGACACAAAACACCCTTTCCGACGGCACGACGGAATACCGCTGGACGGCCAGCAATGTCCGGCCGCTGATTCCCGACGACACTCTGCCCGACTGGTATGATCCCTGGGGCTGGGTGCAGCTTTCGGAGTGGAAATCCTGGTCGGACGTCGCGAGATGGGGCGCTCCTCTCTACAATACGTCGGAGGAATTGCCCGATGAAATCAAGCAGGAGGTCGCCCGCATCCGCACCCTGCCCAAGCCGGAAGATCAGATCCGAGCCGCACTCTGGTATGTGCAGGATAATATCCGCTATCTCGGCATCGAGATCGGCCCCAACGCACACAAACCCCATGCCTTGTCGGAGATCGTTTCGCGCCGTTTTGGCGACTGCAAGGACAAGGCCGTCCTTCTTTGCGCAATGCTCCGCGACCTCGGCTTCCAGGCCGACCCGGCCCTGGTGACCACCGAAGGCTGGCTGAAACATGATAACTGGCTGCCCTCCGCATGGGCGTTCAATCACGTCGTCGTCCACCTTTCGCTCGACGGCAAGACGTATTGGCTCGACCCCACCGAGGACAATCAGGGCGGCGCACTCGGAGATATTTATTTCCCCGATTATCATCAGGCTCTCGTCCTCCGCGACGACACCACTGACCTCACCGAGATCAAGGCGGGCGGCTACGACAAGACCGTCACCGATGTGAAGGAGAACTACGATTTCCCCGACTTCTCCGGCCTGGTGAATCTCTCCGTCGAGACCGTCTACCGTGGCCATGCGGCTGATGTGATGCGGAGGAATCTCGAGAACTACAGCCAGGAGGAGATTACCAAGAACTACCGCAGCTTTTACGGCCGGGATCACGAGAATATCCAATCCGTCGAGGTTCCCGAGTTTACGGATGATCGCTCCCGCAACATCATCACCTGCCGGGAAAAATACGTCATCCGGGATTTCTGGAAAAATGACGACGATGAGGATCATCTCAAGGGCAAGGTCGACGCCGACATCGTCAGCCAGCGCTTATCCCGCCCGGAGTCCTCATCCCGCGAAATGCCCTATGCGCTGGACTATCCCGCCAGGGTCAACAGCGTGATAGAACTTTCGTTTCCTCGCTCGATGAATTTCGATTCCGACTCGGAGACCGTCAACGACCCTTCTTTTCACTACTCCTTCACCGCCACGCCGGATGGCAGCCGACTGACCCTGCGGCATAAATACGAGGCCAAGGCCGACCATGTGCCCTCGTATCGCATGAGCGGCTATCTCTCCAACCTCGACCGCGCCTACGGGTCGACCGGCTACATGATCACCGTGCCACATTCCTGGACCAAAGGAGGGACGCAGGAGGAGTCCGAGGAAGTGAAAACACCTCCCCGGTCCTCCCCGGCTTGGAAAACTTCGGCCGTCATCATTCTGGCCGCTGGCGCCGCCGGGCTTCTCATGGGCTCGCTTTTTCTGCTGCTCTTCGCCGTGCTGGCATTCCGCATGCATCGCCGGGCCAAGCCGGTGCCCGCCTCGCCCTTCCAGCCACCAGGCAACAGACCGCCGGGGACCTAG
- a CDS encoding SDR family oxidoreductase, translating to MNSISVREFEGRRVLVTGGTKGAGAAMVHRFALAGARVATTARSAVCPDGVNCELYIPADVATPEGATNVGRTLTEQWDGVDVLIHNVGGSATPGGGFAVITDELWEQELNVNLLAAVRLDRLLLPLMIERGNGVVIHISSIQRRLPLPASTTAYAAAKAALTTYSKSLSKEVGPKGVRVLSVAPGWIYTSAAEGLVKRIADQGGVDEDAARQQILDSLGGIPIGRPAMPEEVADLVAFLASPRAASIHGTELVIDGGTIPTV from the coding sequence ATGAACAGCATTTCTGTCCGGGAGTTTGAGGGCCGCCGGGTCCTGGTCACCGGAGGAACCAAGGGAGCGGGGGCTGCCATGGTTCATCGGTTTGCCCTGGCTGGCGCCAGAGTCGCCACCACGGCGCGTTCGGCAGTCTGTCCAGACGGGGTAAACTGCGAGCTTTACATCCCGGCTGATGTTGCAACGCCGGAAGGCGCCACGAATGTTGGGCGCACTCTCACTGAGCAATGGGATGGAGTGGATGTCCTGATCCACAATGTGGGCGGATCGGCCACGCCCGGAGGGGGCTTCGCCGTCATCACCGATGAACTGTGGGAACAGGAGTTGAATGTGAATCTCCTCGCGGCCGTGCGGCTTGACCGATTGTTGCTGCCTTTGATGATCGAGCGAGGAAATGGGGTCGTCATCCATATTTCCTCCATCCAGCGCCGCCTCCCATTGCCCGCATCAACCACGGCCTATGCTGCCGCCAAGGCGGCGTTGACCACCTATAGCAAATCCTTGTCCAAGGAGGTCGGACCCAAAGGAGTGCGGGTGCTTTCAGTCGCGCCGGGCTGGATCTACACATCAGCCGCGGAAGGGCTCGTGAAACGAATCGCCGATCAGGGAGGCGTCGACGAGGATGCGGCCCGCCAGCAAATCCTCGATTCCCTAGGCGGTATTCCCATCGGCCGTCCCGCGATGCCGGAGGAGGTGGCTGATCTGGTGGCCTTCCTCGCTTCACCTCGCGCCGCATCGATTCACGGAACGGAGCTGGTCATCGATGGAGGAACCATTCCGACGGTCTAG
- a CDS encoding peptide chain release factor family protein, translating into MAIEEKLAARLKAVGIRPEDITFSFTRSSGPGGQHVNKVSTAVELLHVPTGTRIVASDSRSQSQNRHLAIERFIAELERRKAERRQARLAAVSKARRQKAKRSRATKAKMVEGKRRRGETKKMRGRVAT; encoded by the coding sequence ATGGCAATCGAAGAGAAACTGGCTGCCCGGCTGAAGGCGGTGGGGATACGCCCTGAGGACATTACCTTTTCCTTCACCCGATCCAGCGGACCCGGCGGCCAGCATGTCAACAAGGTCAGCACCGCAGTCGAGTTACTGCATGTGCCCACTGGCACCCGAATCGTCGCAAGCGACTCCCGGTCTCAATCCCAAAACCGCCACCTGGCCATCGAACGATTTATCGCCGAGCTCGAACGCCGGAAGGCGGAGCGCCGCCAAGCCCGACTGGCTGCCGTTTCCAAGGCTCGCAGACAAAAAGCGAAGCGTTCCCGGGCGACGAAAGCCAAGATGGTGGAAGGCAAACGCCGCCGCGGTGAGACGAAGAAGATGCGCGGACGCGTCGCGACCTAG
- a CDS encoding nuclear transport factor 2 family protein codes for MTTSNSSEVPAPLADYIEAANAGMIEPALASFSETAVVQDEGGEYCGHVAIRDWIKETVGKYQFRVTPLAVHKSGDHVVVQCQVGGSFPGSPVQLDFDTVVSGGKISHLSIR; via the coding sequence ATGACAACGAGCAATTCATCGGAGGTCCCAGCGCCGCTTGCGGATTATATCGAGGCCGCCAACGCCGGAATGATCGAGCCAGCTCTTGCCTCCTTCTCCGAAACCGCCGTCGTGCAGGACGAAGGCGGAGAATACTGTGGACATGTAGCCATCCGCGATTGGATCAAGGAGACGGTTGGGAAATATCAGTTCCGGGTCACGCCTCTCGCAGTTCACAAGTCGGGAGATCATGTCGTGGTGCAGTGCCAGGTTGGTGGCAGCTTTCCCGGGAGTCCGGTGCAACTCGATTTTGATACTGTCGTCTCCGGCGGAAAAATCTCTCATCTTTCCATTCGATGA
- a CDS encoding winged helix-turn-helix transcriptional regulator, with protein MGRTHKKVSMDPQGVPYTPETAAIDVEKALKMLEGRWKLLILFQLFDGGVRRFSELERAIPAVTQKMLAQQLRQLEKDGIVLRRVYPEIPPKVEYSLTRWGQSLCPALDALLTWAGKRPDGGHQT; from the coding sequence ATGGGAAGAACCCACAAAAAAGTAAGTATGGATCCCCAGGGCGTACCCTATACCCCCGAGACGGCGGCGATCGACGTGGAAAAGGCGCTCAAGATGCTCGAAGGGCGCTGGAAACTCCTGATCCTTTTTCAGTTGTTTGATGGAGGAGTACGACGATTCTCGGAACTCGAACGAGCCATTCCCGCAGTCACCCAAAAGATGCTCGCGCAGCAGCTTCGGCAGTTGGAGAAAGACGGCATCGTCTTGCGACGGGTCTATCCGGAAATCCCGCCCAAGGTGGAGTATTCACTGACCCGGTGGGGCCAGTCCCTCTGTCCCGCCCTCGACGCGCTTCTCACGTGGGCCGGCAAACGTCCCGATGGTGGCCACCAGACGTAA
- a CDS encoding metallophosphoesterase family protein, giving the protein MLDAHPRVAFISDIHGNIDALDAVLADIREHGVQAVVCLGDIVGYGGAPAECVRKIGDLCPIVVMGNHEAMTVFDDIVYLEEMPSSIRRPIELARTSLTDDELSWLRELPLVSKIGCFTAVHSSLHHPGEFPYVFRTEDARRNFKAQTTPVSFHGHSHVPIIWEEKGPVVKAHKPALANVRLSQEHRYTINVGSVGQPRDGDPRASYVIYERESRDVTFRRIPYDIESARRRIFSTRISGRNADRLSIGE; this is encoded by the coding sequence ATGTTGGACGCTCACCCCCGCGTCGCCTTCATCAGTGACATTCACGGAAACATCGACGCACTCGATGCAGTCCTCGCAGACATTCGCGAACACGGCGTGCAAGCGGTTGTGTGCCTCGGCGACATTGTCGGCTACGGCGGCGCTCCTGCTGAATGTGTCCGAAAGATTGGCGACCTGTGCCCGATCGTCGTCATGGGAAACCATGAGGCGATGACTGTATTTGACGACATCGTATACCTGGAAGAAATGCCATCCAGTATCCGCCGCCCGATCGAACTGGCTCGCACGTCACTCACTGACGACGAGCTTTCCTGGCTGCGCGAACTGCCGCTGGTGAGCAAGATCGGCTGCTTTACAGCCGTGCACTCCTCTCTGCACCACCCAGGTGAGTTTCCCTACGTCTTTCGGACCGAGGATGCCCGGCGAAACTTCAAGGCGCAAACCACGCCTGTTTCTTTTCACGGGCACTCGCACGTCCCGATCATCTGGGAAGAGAAAGGCCCGGTGGTGAAGGCGCACAAGCCCGCCCTGGCCAATGTCCGGCTCTCGCAGGAACACAGATACACGATCAATGTCGGCAGCGTCGGGCAACCGCGGGATGGAGACCCTCGCGCCAGCTATGTGATCTATGAACGCGAGAGTCGCGATGTGACGTTCCGTAGGATTCCGTACGACATCGAATCCGCTCGCCGTCGGATCTTCTCGACGCGCATCTCTGGACGGAACGCCGACCGGCTTTCTATCGGGGAGTAG
- a CDS encoding LssY C-terminal domain-containing protein: MKKSIPLFVVILLVWALAAYILIPMITRSFYRHHFNGGPRITHTSDGHPGDPVNIAIEGEEAELVRAMNKAGWYPADPITFDSSVRIAVDSVIKKPDDQAPVSSLFLFDRKQDLAFELPIGDSPRQRHHVRFWRWDKLKDGRPVWFGSATLDERVGLSHANAQVTHHIGPDVDAERDLVMTGLKQAGFIQDEYYVTNFQSEHEGRNGGGDLWRTDGRLGAIILKK, from the coding sequence ATGAAGAAAAGTATCCCCCTGTTTGTCGTCATTCTCCTGGTCTGGGCCCTGGCGGCCTACATCCTTATCCCCATGATCACGCGGTCGTTTTACCGCCATCATTTCAATGGAGGCCCGCGCATCACTCACACGTCGGACGGACATCCGGGAGATCCGGTCAATATCGCCATCGAGGGAGAAGAGGCGGAACTTGTTCGCGCCATGAACAAGGCTGGATGGTATCCCGCCGACCCGATCACCTTCGACAGCAGCGTGCGCATCGCGGTGGATTCCGTCATCAAAAAGCCCGACGACCAAGCTCCGGTCAGCAGCTTGTTTCTTTTCGATCGCAAGCAGGATCTGGCCTTTGAGCTTCCCATCGGAGACAGTCCGCGCCAGCGCCATCACGTGAGATTCTGGCGATGGGACAAGCTCAAGGACGGTCGTCCCGTCTGGTTCGGATCAGCCACCCTCGACGAGCGCGTCGGACTTAGTCACGCCAACGCCCAGGTGACCCACCATATCGGCCCGGATGTCGACGCCGAGCGTGATCTCGTCATGACAGGCCTTAAGCAGGCGGGCTTCATCCAGGATGAATATTACGTCACTAACTTCCAGTCGGAACACGAGGGCCGCAATGGTGGCGGAGACCTCTGGCGTACCGATGGAAGGCTCGGCGCGATCATCCTCAAAAAATAA